The stretch of DNA GGTTGGCAGCACCCCGGGAGAACGAGAAACCGTTCATCGATTCAGAGAGGGCTCAGAAATGGCGACTCTCTCTGGCATCTCTCTTGTTTTTCACAGTCCTGCTCTCTGATCACTTGTGGTTCTGCGCCGAGGCCAAACTGACCAGGACCCGGGACAAGGAGCatcaccagcagcagcagcaacagcagcagcagcagcagcgacagcagcagcagcagcagcagcgacAGCAGCAGCAGCGACAGCAGCAGAGGCACCGGCAGCAGGAGCCCTCCTGGCCCGCGCTCCTGGCCAGCATGGGGGAGTCCTCGCCCGCCGCCCAGGCACACAGACTCCTCTCCGCCTCCTcgtcccccaccctgcccccctccccgggaggcggcggcggcggcggcaagggcaacccaggcaaaaacaaccGGAGCAAGGCTCTTTTTCTAGGAAACTCTGCCAAACCCGTGTGGCGCCTGGAGACTTGTTACCCCCAGGGCGCATCTTCGGGCCAGTGCTTCACCGTGGAGAGCGCGGACGCCGTGTGCGCCAGGAACTGGAGTCGGGGGGCGGCGGCCGGGGGGGAGGAGCAGCAGGCGAGGGGCAAGCCTCCAACTCCTCTCTGGAACTTGTCGGATTTTTACCTTTCGTTTTGTAATTCCTACACACTTTGGGAGTTGTTCTCGGGGCTGTCCAGTCCCAACACTTTGAACTGCAGCCTGGATGTGGTGCTCACGGAGGGCGGTGAGATGACCACTTGCAGGCAGTGCGTGGAGGCTTACCAAGACTATGACCACCACGCTCAGGAGAAGTACGAAGAGTTTGAAAGTGTGCTCCACAAGTATTTACAATCGGAGGAGTACTCGGTGAAGTCCTGTCCTGAGGACTGTAAGGTAGGAACCCTGGATTCCCCCCTTTCctgcgctttttttttttttaatctctgctgGATCTAGGTGTCtttgagtatttatttatttattcgctCTGGTTGTGTTGCTTTAGTCGTTGTTTCTCTGGCTACAAGAGCTTGATTTGCTGCTTGAGGCGAAAATACCTGGTGGATTGCTGGTGGGTTGATGGCTCTGGGAACCCTCAGAAGACCAGGAACACACCTGGTCTCCGGAGATAACAAAGGTGGGGCTTTAACTATTTCTTCCAGCTGTGGAGTTGGATGGGACTCTGTTAACAGCTTTTTAAAGAGGGAATTTGAATAGGTTTgtcaggaagagggaggggactgCAGACCCATGACCACAGGTGGCCAGAAGGGTCAGAAACAGGCATGCATGGCTTGGCATGGGGACCTGTACATAAGGCACTATAGTGTACATCAGATAGTGACATCATGGAGCTGGTTGACTACAGGAACAAGAGAAAGTACAGTTGTTTAtgtagaaaaaaagcaaacaaacaagattCACATGTTTTTCCAGGGGTATTTCTTGTTCTTAGGAAAGTGTGGGGGCCTACCTGAGCACACTAGTCTCCTTAAGTTTCCTGTTTTCTCTTGGACATTTACATAATTATTGATCTAAGAATTACCATGAGTGGAAAGTTGTAGAATTGGGTATATAGTGATTGATTTGCAATGTTAGGCTATTAGTCTGACACCTTATATAATTACTTTGGATTCTTcagtaagcatttttttttagaaatgctCAATGGCAAATCTTTGGTGCcataaattaaaagtttctgaaatatttaaaagcatgCACTATACTTAACTTCTTCCTGTTGAATATAAGGCGGAATGTGACCTTTGGTGATTAGCAATGGGGGAATCTATGCAAAAATTAGTCTGTTACCCTGGGCACCCATCCTACTAGAAGTGTCACTGTCCGTGGTGCTGGAATTAGATTTGCCCAAGAGATAGGTTGGAGATACTGCAGTGACCTTTAGTAGGGAAGGAATGATGTCAGAATCTCTATAAACCTCAATGCCTCCCCCCAGACaatttattaaacaaaataataaaatggtatTGCTTTTCAAGATAACACACTGCACACTCTCTCTTCTTTGTCTTCCCTACTTCTCCAACCTTACAAACAGAATTGTCTCTCTTTGCCTCACTTGCTTTGTACTGAGAAAGTGCAATCAAGTGCAGTGTAGGATCAAAGGATTTCTGATGCTTCAACAAGGGAGCTGATCAAGCATACCTGTTTTCAATGAATGTCACGCAAGGGCCATATTTGACTTTGGGTTGTGCTTTTGAAAATGAAGTGAAACTTAAGCTGACCTTGCTTATGATCATTGTTTAAGACCAGAGACCTAGACCTTGAAATATTGATTGTGAGTTTATGACATTAATCAAGAATGCTATCTCATTATTCAAGAGGACCTCAAACTTCCCTACCCATTTTTTAAGACCATACCACTATAACTCATGTCTGGAGACTACACCCAATCTTAATGGTAAAAATGACCAGTGAATGACTAGTGTATTTACTGTATAGTTAAGGTGTGCTGTATTGAAAGTGTAAAGATAAAGAAACTGGGATTTCTGGTAATTGTACTACTAATTAAAGGTTACAGAGGTTTCAGTGTATTTACTTTTAAGAGCAGCAGTACTAATTTGAATTTGCATGCTCTCCTGAATCTAAGCCCTTAcaagaatttttataatttcatcttACATAGCTCAGTATTAGTCTGTGTTGATAATAGATTGCAGCATGATTTCAAatatgtcatttatctttgttcaGATagccaaataaaaattttaaatggttcTTTTCTCCTTGACCCAAATTAATTCTTACCATGATACTTATATCATCATAGTTATAAGGTACAATGtaagaaaaatttgtttttgtacAACATAGACATTATCAAGtgaatttaaaaagcatattataaaattctaactcctttaaaaattcttctttagGATGGAAAGTAAACATAGATGTTTGAGAACTTCACCATCATCACCCAGAATTTATTGCCTATCATGTCTTACAGGTATTTCTTGCTGGTAGAGATTTCCTTTTTTGGTCATTCGGAACATTTATTTCATAATAGCTCtttctaaaaattatattttcaaatttaaagtgCTAGCATTCTTGGATTATGATTCACAAATCCACTGAGTATTTGTAGATGTGCCATATAGGCATTGCTCCTTAGTTCAATGTATGGTTTCTCTAGGATTCTGCAAAGGTCCCAAACATACCCATTTGCAAATTATATCACAGAGCTTAAAATGTTACTATTGTCTTTGAAGATTTTGTCTGAGTTTCTTTCTCAATACTTTTACTTACTTCAAACATAATTGTAACTACGGAATGAGTATCATCAGAAGCCTGTCCATAATAGATGCTCTATGCAAAATTTTCCACTTTTAAGGCAGTTACAATGACATAGAGCAGATTAAAATAAATGCATTGTACTTATGAAATTGGTCAGATATTCGTGAAAATCCAATTTAAtagtttacatatatatgtatatatttattaaaattgcaGATAGGATACACAAAATTGTGTTAGCACTACAAACTAGTGGGGTTATTATTTTGGGAGAAATATGTTAACTTTTTATACCAATGTATAATTAGCAGCAATGATTTCTAACTTTTCAGATTTAGGATGTACCATTATGTTCTTGGTTTATATTCTCCCCCCATTAAAATTGccccattttaaaaacatgttaattAAATGAACTCtgtgttaaaaaattttaaagcctttTTGACCAATTAAAAATAACCCTTAAAATAGATGTAATAGAATTACAGTGtcttggagccaggcatggtgacacactcATGTAaatccagctctcaggaggctgaggcaggaggatgtcaagtttgagtccagcctgggctacagagtgaattccaggccagaatggcacctatctcaaaaaaaaaaaaaaaaaaaggaaaagaaaaggaaagaatgatagtGTTTGGAATTCACAGTAGATGGAAATCAAATACAGctgttttattatggaaaatatctgtattttaatGTGTCATTTGCACctgaagatatttttaatttcatcagaAATATCTGCTTTAATATTTAAGGGGTAAATGTTTgcatttacataaaattaaaggacaaaaaaatCTTGTTGCGTATATCACTAACACTATACTTCTTAGGCTGtctttattatataaattatataaagacAGTAATTTTTCTGCATAGTTTGCAGCATGACTGAAAACAATGTTTTTGTATGTAAAAGAATCTGAGAAATATGTCAAAATTTTCAAGTTAGCCAGCATTattaaaaatgaagcattttattttgcaaaatttaCAAATGTATATCATTTTCATGCTTAATTGTTAGTAagtaaagattttctcttataCAGGCCATTCTTTGGCTCCTAAGTAGTCTAGAAGACAAATACTGTGAAGAAGGGGCATTTTGATGATATGAATTTTTGTGTTACAAGTGAACTTTTGTGGTCACTAATAACTTTATTTACTTAATATTCCCTCGGATGGTTGATCAGTGAACAGAGGTGTGAGATTCAATTCTAGCACAGCATCGCACCATTGGCACGTCAGTTACCTTAGTGAAGGTTTAGTCTTCATACTCCCTAGAACACACGCATTCTCGTCTTGCTATTTTTATGAGCTTATTTGCATTTAACGACACCAATCACAATCCCTCTTGTGAATGTCAAGAATCTGTAATGACTGTCTTTGAGACTTTCTGTCTTCCTGCAGATACTGCTCACAACATTACTTGATTTGAGAACATAGATTTTGAGTTACGTAATGTGTACTTTGAGGAGGAGAACAtgcttttatttatcttattGTCACACACTATAGATTCACaaataaatagttttttaaaatggaagatcAGATAGCTCACAAttctttccatttaaattttgaaCCTAAAATGTTTTGTCATTGATTGAGTGCTATTGTGCATTTTGTGTCACTGTCCAGAGGTGTGGGGCACACATCTATAAATAGCTCTCCTTTGCATTCTATCACCTCATTCTTTCCACTTCTCTTCATAGCAGAATGGCTGCTCTAAAGAATCAAATAGCCTGGTCCATACAGATGATTTCTTTAGCCACAAATAAGGCTATTTATAGGGCTAATGATACTATCACAATAGTTTTTTTGCATTGGATTTGTTATCCTTTTTGTTGCTTTCTATGCAACTGCTGATTTATGAtctgtgctttatttttataGAGAAACACCCAAAA from Castor canadensis chromosome 10, mCasCan1.hap1v2, whole genome shotgun sequence encodes:
- the Nalf1 gene encoding NALCN channel auxiliary factor 1 isoform X1 encodes the protein MTRGAWMCRQYDDGLKIWLAAPRENEKPFIDSERAQKWRLSLASLLFFTVLLSDHLWFCAEAKLTRTRDKEHHQQQQQQQQQQQRQQQQQQQRQQQQRQQQRHRQQEPSWPALLASMGESSPAAQAHRLLSASSSPTLPPSPGGGGGGGKGNPGKNNRSKALFLGNSAKPVWRLETCYPQGASSGQCFTVESADAVCARNWSRGAAAGGEEQQARGKPPTPLWNLSDFYLSFCNSYTLWELFSGLSSPNTLNCSLDVVLTEGGEMTTCRQCVEAYQDYDHHAQEKYEEFESVLHKYLQSEEYSVKSCPEDCKIVYKAWLCSQYFEVTQFNCRKTIPCKQYCLEVQTRCPFILPDNDEVIYGGLSSFICTGLYETFLTNDEPECCDVRRGEQSTHPPKGTVDRGDSCHRTSLTVSSATRLCHGRLKLCVLVLMLLHTVLTASVAQNTTGLSLGGLTTLEENATNED
- the Nalf1 gene encoding NALCN channel auxiliary factor 1 isoform X2 is translated as MTRGAWMCRQYDDGLKIWLAAPRENEKPFIDSERAQKWRLSLASLLFFTVLLSDHLWFCAEAKLTRTRDKEHHQQQQQQQQQQQRQQQQQQQRQQQQRQQQRHRQQEPSWPALLASMGESSPAAQAHRLLSASSSPTLPPSPGGGGGGGKGNPGKNNRSKALFLGNSAKPVWRLETCYPQGASSGQCFTVESADAVCARNWSRGAAAGGEEQQARGKPPTPLWNLSDFYLSFCNSYTLWELFSGLSSPNTLNCSLDVVLTEGGEMTTCRQCVEAYQDYDHHAQEKYEEFESVLHKYLQSEEYSVKSCPEDCKIVYKAWLCSQYFEVTQFNCRKTIPCKQYCLEVQTRCPFILPDNDEVIYGGLSSFICTGEGEVYL